In Candidatus Saccharibacteria bacterium oral taxon 488, a single window of DNA contains:
- a CDS encoding GtrA family protein, translating to MGTINTAIDFGVLFMLTWFISTPKELANIISTTIAFSFSFVANRSFTFRSRTGNVRQQLLLFALVTLFGLWVIQTIIIALLAPIFISFNFSQPTALFASKLIATVASLIWNYLLYTNVVFKD from the coding sequence ATCGGCACCATCAACACCGCCATTGATTTTGGTGTGTTGTTTATGTTGACCTGGTTTATCAGCACGCCGAAAGAATTAGCCAACATTATCTCGACAACCATCGCCTTTAGTTTCAGCTTTGTCGCCAATCGATCATTCACCTTTCGCTCACGCACCGGCAACGTTCGCCAACAACTACTCCTCTTTGCCCTCGTCACCCTGTTTGGTCTCTGGGTAATTCAGACGATCATTATTGCGCTACTCGCGCCAATTTTCATTAGCTTTAATTTCAGTCAGCCGACAGCACTATTCGCCAGTAAGCTCATCGCCACGGTCGCCAGCCTCATCTGGAACTACCTGCTCTACACCAATGTTGTCTTCAAAGATTAA
- a CDS encoding KH domain-containing protein: MDQIATIEFVKKYLEDFLAFFDLNLDVDVSVEDDVIKAVVPSSERNSLLIGRNAETLRSLQTVVSAILRNRQAALVRVNIDIADYKKQHAEKIADKARGWIEEVRRTGETKIVELNSADRWVVHHVANDYSDIETHSEGEGRARHLVISQKSS, encoded by the coding sequence ATGGATCAAATCGCGACCATTGAATTTGTCAAGAAATACCTAGAGGACTTTTTGGCGTTCTTTGATCTCAATCTGGATGTCGATGTTAGCGTTGAAGACGATGTTATCAAGGCTGTTGTGCCATCGAGTGAGCGCAATAGCTTGCTGATTGGGCGGAATGCTGAGACGTTACGGAGTCTACAGACGGTGGTGTCAGCAATTTTGCGTAACCGTCAGGCGGCGCTGGTGCGGGTGAATATTGATATTGCTGATTATAAAAAGCAACACGCCGAAAAGATCGCCGACAAGGCGCGCGGCTGGATCGAAGAGGTGCGGCGGACGGGCGAGACGAAGATTGTTGAATTGAATTCGGCTGATCGCTGGGTAGTGCACCATGTGGCGAATGACTATAGCGATATTGAGACGCACTCTGAGGGCGAGGGCCGTGCACGGCACCTGGTGATTTCGCAGAAGAGCTCTTAA